A genomic window from Synechococcus sp. WH 8016 includes:
- a CDS encoding NAD(P)(+) transhydrogenase (Re/Si-specific) subunit beta translates to MSTAVVVKYAIDLVAVLLLALGIKGLSKVRSAREANRLAAVAMALAVLGVLVDSFAGGISASAWTWIIGGTIVGGLLGAITAQRVPMTSMPEIVALFNGCGGMSSLLVALGVALFPVMGAEGESRIVEEISIVISVFVGSITFTGSIVAMAKLQGWLSTPPWMQSKARHVVNIALAVVSLIAAIEMIRNGGSGLWLLVVASALLGIGVTLPIGGADMPVVISLLNSYSGVAAAAAGFVVGSQLLIVAGAMVGAAGLILTQVMCNGMNRSLVSVLFGGALGASSTASGGGGEYTNITSCSAEECALTLEAAERVIIVPGYGLAVAQAQHTLREVTRSLEAAGIEVAYAIHPVAGRMPGHMNVLLAEADVPYEQLKEMDVINPEFPATDVVLVLGANDVVNPQAKTDPNSPLYGMPVLDVQQARTVFVVKRGMSAGYSGIKNDLFELGNTSMVFGDAKKVLGDLLGELKELGVGKK, encoded by the coding sequence ATGAGCACTGCTGTCGTTGTTAAGTACGCGATCGATCTGGTCGCCGTCCTGCTGCTAGCCCTTGGCATCAAGGGACTCTCAAAAGTACGTTCTGCGCGGGAGGCCAATCGTCTGGCTGCCGTTGCCATGGCTCTCGCCGTGTTGGGAGTCTTGGTTGATTCGTTTGCCGGTGGAATCTCAGCTTCTGCCTGGACTTGGATCATCGGAGGCACTATCGTTGGTGGCCTTTTGGGCGCGATTACCGCTCAAAGGGTGCCGATGACATCGATGCCCGAGATCGTTGCCCTGTTCAACGGTTGTGGGGGAATGTCATCCCTGCTGGTGGCCCTTGGTGTTGCCCTGTTCCCTGTGATGGGGGCGGAAGGGGAATCTCGAATCGTTGAAGAGATTTCGATCGTGATCTCGGTGTTTGTGGGTTCGATCACCTTCACCGGTTCAATCGTGGCGATGGCCAAGCTCCAGGGCTGGTTGTCCACACCGCCATGGATGCAGAGCAAGGCGCGCCACGTGGTGAACATTGCTTTGGCAGTGGTGTCCTTGATCGCTGCGATCGAGATGATCCGCAATGGCGGAAGCGGACTGTGGCTGCTGGTTGTGGCCTCGGCGTTGCTCGGCATCGGCGTCACCCTGCCGATCGGCGGAGCCGATATGCCCGTGGTGATCTCCCTTCTGAACAGCTATTCGGGCGTGGCCGCTGCTGCTGCTGGTTTTGTGGTGGGCAGTCAGCTGCTGATTGTGGCGGGCGCGATGGTGGGCGCCGCCGGTTTGATCCTTACCCAGGTGATGTGCAACGGCATGAATCGCTCCCTGGTGTCGGTGCTGTTTGGTGGAGCTCTTGGTGCTTCCTCCACAGCCTCCGGTGGTGGTGGCGAATACACCAACATCACCAGTTGCAGCGCTGAAGAGTGTGCACTCACCCTCGAAGCGGCAGAACGGGTGATCATCGTTCCCGGCTATGGCCTGGCTGTGGCTCAAGCCCAGCACACGTTGAGAGAGGTGACGCGCTCCCTTGAGGCCGCTGGGATTGAGGTGGCCTACGCCATTCATCCTGTGGCGGGACGGATGCCCGGTCACATGAATGTGCTTCTGGCGGAAGCCGATGTGCCCTATGAGCAGCTCAAGGAGATGGATGTGATCAACCCTGAGTTCCCAGCGACTGACGTCGTGCTGGTTCTGGGTGCCAACGATGTGGTGAATCCCCAGGCCAAGACCGATCCCAATTCACCGCTCTATGGCATGCCAGTGCTGGATGTTCAGCAGGCCCGCACCGTGTTTGTGGTGAAGCGCGGCATGAGCGCTGGTTATTCCGGCATCAAAAATGACCTGTTTGAACTCGGCAACACCTCCATGGTGTTTGGCGATGCCAAAAAGGTGCTTGGAGATCTGCTGGGAGAACTCAAGGAGTTAGGCGTCGGTAAGAAATGA
- a CDS encoding YheT family hydrolase has protein sequence MSWPDPIPDPQLLKQLGVAPFQQRLPWWGGDLQTLRDTLRPVDLPIDQGQPLEIQVPALKSGAAGSGALLAFLDCPAAPRALVVVLHGLGGSSRREGLRRLGVALFEAGYAVLRLNMRGADPGRHLAGGTYAAQCNSDLLPVLHRARQLCSTLSTAGTSLPLFGAGLSLGGTMLLNACLSTQAERVAAGLDPTRQPLDGLFCASSPLDLAACSASIERPRNRVYQRWLLQRLVRQTLADPFGVSDLDLERMSGAEQPRTIRAFDRTVTAPRWGFADVDAYYREASPLQHLIQSPQQLPPTLLLQALDDPWVPAHSALELREAVSTNQPIQLIFTRKGGHNGFHGRTGCWADALAASWLKTLN, from the coding sequence GTGAGCTGGCCTGATCCAATCCCAGACCCCCAGCTGTTGAAGCAACTGGGGGTGGCTCCATTTCAACAGCGCCTTCCCTGGTGGGGTGGCGATCTTCAGACGTTGAGGGACACGCTCCGTCCCGTGGATTTGCCGATCGATCAGGGTCAACCCCTCGAGATCCAAGTGCCTGCGCTGAAAAGTGGTGCTGCAGGCTCGGGAGCCTTGCTGGCCTTCTTGGATTGTCCAGCCGCTCCGAGAGCCTTGGTGGTTGTCTTGCATGGACTGGGGGGGTCCAGTCGTCGCGAGGGTTTGCGCAGGCTTGGGGTGGCCCTGTTTGAGGCGGGTTATGCGGTGCTGCGCCTCAATATGCGTGGCGCTGATCCTGGGCGCCATCTGGCTGGTGGTACCTATGCGGCTCAGTGCAACAGCGACCTTTTGCCTGTGTTGCATCGGGCGCGACAGCTCTGCAGCACGCTCTCCACAGCAGGAACCTCCCTGCCCTTGTTTGGCGCCGGGCTTTCCCTGGGGGGAACCATGCTTCTAAATGCATGCCTCTCAACGCAAGCCGAACGGGTGGCTGCCGGACTCGACCCAACGCGCCAGCCCCTGGATGGATTGTTCTGTGCCAGCAGTCCTTTGGATCTGGCTGCCTGCAGCGCCTCGATTGAACGTCCCCGCAATCGGGTGTACCAACGCTGGTTGCTGCAGCGCTTGGTGCGTCAGACGCTGGCCGATCCCTTTGGCGTGAGCGATTTGGATCTTGAGCGCATGAGTGGTGCTGAGCAACCGCGCACCATTCGTGCTTTTGATCGCACCGTCACCGCTCCGCGTTGGGGATTTGCGGACGTGGATGCCTATTACCGCGAGGCGTCTCCGCTCCAGCATTTGATCCAATCACCCCAGCAGTTGCCCCCCACCCTGTTGCTTCAGGCTCTTGATGACCCATGGGTTCCCGCTCACTCGGCCCTCGAGCTACGGGAGGCTGTCTCCACTAATCAGCCAATTCAGTTGATTTTTACGCGCAAAGGCGGCCACAACGGTTTTCACGGGCGCACGGGCTGTTGGGCGGATGCCCTGGCTGCATCGTGGTTGAAAACCCTCAACTGA
- a CDS encoding ferredoxin: protein MNQRISHHLLLCATPTKAKCCDPEIGAASWDALKQQVRELDLENPSRVQGIVLRSKADCLRICDQGPILLVWPDGTWYGGVTPERISSILQQHIIQGQPIEEWILKTTPFS, encoded by the coding sequence ATGAACCAGCGGATTAGCCATCACTTGTTACTCTGCGCCACACCCACAAAAGCCAAGTGCTGTGATCCAGAGATCGGTGCCGCAAGCTGGGACGCTCTCAAGCAACAGGTGCGTGAATTGGACCTCGAAAATCCCAGCCGAGTCCAGGGAATCGTGCTGCGCAGCAAAGCGGATTGCTTACGAATCTGCGATCAGGGCCCCATCTTGTTGGTCTGGCCTGATGGCACCTGGTATGGCGGTGTCACGCCGGAACGCATCAGCAGCATTCTTCAGCAACACATCATCCAAGGACAACCGATCGAGGAGTGGATCCTGAAGACCACTCCCTTCAGTTGA
- a CDS encoding 1-deoxy-D-xylulose-5-phosphate reductoisomerase: MKAISVLGSTGSIGTQTLEIVEDFPEQFRVVALSAGRNLSLLVSQIQRHRPDVVALADPALLAELKDRLMALPAETRPEPLPHLVGGPEGLDVAASWDSADLVVTGIVGCAGLLPTLAAIRAGKDLAVANKETLIAAGPVVLPELKKSGSRLLPADSEHSAIFQCLQGTPWSDTARLSTGVPTPGLRRIQLTASGGAFRDWSASELEKATVADATSHPNWSMGKKITVDSASLMNKGLEVIEAHYLFGLDYDHIEIVIHPQSIIHSMVELADSSVLAQLGWPDMKLPILYCMSWPSRLETPWRRLDLTEVGQLSFRAPDPAKYPCMDLAYAAGRAGGTMPAVLNAANEEAVAQFLEEKIHFLDIPKMIEGACEQHKADLASSPSLNDVLAVDQWARQAVREQVNRGTTRMNSASLAA; this comes from the coding sequence GTGAAAGCCATCAGCGTTCTGGGCTCCACTGGCTCAATCGGCACCCAGACGCTGGAGATCGTTGAAGATTTCCCCGAGCAATTCCGGGTGGTGGCGCTCAGCGCTGGACGCAACCTCAGCCTGCTCGTGTCCCAAATCCAGAGGCATCGCCCTGATGTGGTGGCCCTAGCGGATCCAGCGCTGCTTGCTGAGCTGAAGGACAGGCTGATGGCCCTGCCTGCGGAGACACGCCCGGAGCCCTTGCCGCACTTGGTGGGTGGACCCGAAGGTTTGGATGTGGCGGCGTCCTGGGATTCGGCTGATCTCGTCGTCACCGGCATCGTCGGCTGTGCCGGCTTGCTGCCCACCCTGGCGGCCATCCGAGCGGGCAAAGATCTGGCCGTTGCCAACAAGGAAACGCTGATTGCCGCTGGGCCGGTGGTGTTACCTGAGTTGAAGAAAAGCGGCAGCCGGCTGCTTCCTGCCGACTCGGAACACTCCGCCATCTTCCAGTGCCTGCAGGGAACACCTTGGAGCGACACCGCCCGTCTCTCCACCGGGGTTCCAACGCCTGGCCTACGCCGCATTCAACTCACCGCCTCGGGTGGAGCCTTTCGCGATTGGTCAGCCTCTGAGCTTGAAAAAGCAACGGTGGCCGATGCCACCTCCCATCCCAACTGGAGCATGGGCAAAAAAATCACCGTGGATTCAGCCTCCTTAATGAACAAGGGGTTGGAGGTGATTGAGGCTCACTATTTATTTGGGCTGGATTACGACCACATCGAGATCGTGATTCATCCTCAAAGCATCATCCATTCCATGGTGGAGCTTGCCGATTCCTCGGTGTTAGCCCAGCTCGGCTGGCCCGACATGAAGCTACCGATCCTCTATTGCATGAGTTGGCCTTCCAGGCTGGAGACCCCATGGCGACGGCTCGATCTCACCGAAGTGGGGCAATTGAGTTTCCGCGCACCGGATCCAGCCAAATATCCCTGCATGGACCTGGCCTACGCCGCAGGGCGTGCTGGCGGCACCATGCCTGCTGTGCTGAACGCAGCCAATGAAGAGGCCGTGGCCCAGTTCCTCGAAGAGAAGATTCACTTTCTCGACATCCCCAAGATGATTGAGGGAGCCTGCGAGCAACACAAAGCGGATCTCGCCTCCAGCCCGTCTCTGAATGATGTGTTGGCGGTGGATCAATGGGCGCGCCAGGCCGTGCGCGAGCAGGTGAACCGAGGCACCACGCGCATGAACAGCGCATCGCTGGCCGCATGA
- a CDS encoding sodium-dependent transporter, whose product MALKEHWRSGLGFVFAAAGSAVGLGNLWGFAYRASQGGGGAFLLLYVLIVLLVCLPVLIAEMVLGRSTAQSPLLAPVAAAGDAWRPMGWLFLIASCGILAFYAVLMGWTGHTLVHALWVGLPADMETAKSLFASVSKGNSALLGQGGSLALTAAVVAAGVQGGIERLSRWALPLLFVLLVGLALWATTLSGAVGGYQTFLLRWDSTQLLNPTTIRNAFTQAFFSIGTGIGCILAYSAYLKSSARLPREAIAVVGLDTAVGLLAGLITFPVVISFGLQETVSESTVGALFLAIPTGLASLGSAGRLVAVLFFSLAYLAAITSSVSLLEVPVASLMDRLGWSRRRSAWLMALLIFIAGLPAAMSIPVLEAMDSIFGGVLLILGGLLLALLMGWVVPKRFRDDLQTSKTSGGLIRLMLFFLRWVSPVVITAGLVISVVDLWRQWFPAA is encoded by the coding sequence ATGGCGCTGAAGGAGCACTGGCGGTCCGGATTGGGATTTGTGTTCGCCGCGGCGGGGAGCGCTGTGGGCTTAGGCAACCTTTGGGGCTTTGCCTATCGCGCCTCCCAGGGAGGTGGGGGCGCCTTCCTGCTGCTGTACGTGCTGATTGTGTTGTTGGTGTGCCTGCCCGTGCTGATCGCGGAGATGGTGCTGGGGCGAAGTACGGCCCAAAGTCCCTTGCTCGCTCCTGTGGCGGCGGCGGGAGACGCTTGGCGGCCGATGGGGTGGCTGTTCTTGATCGCCTCCTGCGGAATTTTGGCGTTCTACGCGGTGTTGATGGGGTGGACGGGCCACACCCTCGTCCATGCTCTATGGGTGGGGTTGCCAGCCGATATGGAGACAGCGAAATCGTTGTTTGCTTCGGTGAGCAAGGGGAATAGCGCACTGCTTGGCCAAGGGGGCAGTCTTGCTTTAACCGCTGCGGTGGTGGCTGCTGGGGTGCAGGGCGGAATCGAGCGTTTATCGCGTTGGGCCCTGCCTCTGTTGTTTGTGTTGTTGGTGGGCTTGGCCCTATGGGCCACCACCCTCTCTGGAGCTGTTGGCGGATACCAAACCTTTCTGTTGCGTTGGGATTCAACGCAGCTGCTCAACCCCACCACGATTCGCAATGCCTTTACCCAGGCCTTTTTCTCGATCGGGACGGGCATCGGTTGCATCCTTGCCTATTCGGCCTATCTGAAAAGCAGTGCCCGTCTGCCGAGGGAAGCGATCGCGGTGGTGGGTTTGGATACGGCCGTGGGTCTGTTGGCTGGACTGATCACCTTCCCTGTGGTGATCAGCTTCGGTCTGCAGGAAACGGTGAGTGAGTCCACGGTTGGGGCTTTGTTTTTGGCGATTCCCACCGGACTTGCTTCCCTTGGGTCGGCAGGGCGCCTGGTGGCCGTGCTCTTCTTCTCACTGGCCTATCTCGCGGCGATTACCTCCTCGGTGTCCTTGCTGGAGGTCCCTGTGGCGTCCTTGATGGACCGCTTGGGCTGGTCCCGCAGGCGATCGGCATGGTTGATGGCCTTGCTGATTTTTATTGCCGGCCTGCCAGCGGCGATGTCGATTCCGGTGTTGGAAGCGATGGATTCGATCTTTGGGGGAGTGTTGTTGATCTTGGGAGGACTGTTGTTAGCGCTGCTGATGGGCTGGGTGGTTCCGAAACGGTTTCGGGATGATCTTCAGACATCAAAAACATCAGGGGGCTTAATCCGCTTGATGTTGTTTTTCCTGCGCTGGGTATCTCCTGTTGTAATCACGGCTGGCTTAGTCATCAGCGTTGTTGATTTATGGCGTCAATGGTTTCCAGCGGCTTGA
- a CDS encoding DUF2721 domain-containing protein gives MEFTNLHPESLSKAIQLSVSPVFLLAGIGALLNVLSTRLARVADHSRRLSESDARADDIDRKHCKRRMQHILRAIWLLTCATLLLSIVVSAMFMSVITQVNLTAIVAPLFITTMGMLMLASVSFLLEVRLASEFVQRKF, from the coding sequence TTGGAATTCACAAACTTGCATCCTGAAAGCCTGTCCAAGGCCATTCAGCTCTCGGTGTCGCCGGTGTTTTTGCTCGCTGGAATCGGGGCCCTGCTCAATGTGCTGTCCACCAGGCTCGCCCGCGTTGCTGATCACTCACGCCGACTGAGCGAATCAGATGCCAGAGCAGATGATATTGATCGCAAGCATTGCAAGCGGCGAATGCAACATATTCTTCGCGCAATCTGGCTACTCACCTGCGCCACCCTCCTCCTTTCCATCGTGGTTTCAGCGATGTTTATGAGTGTGATCACGCAAGTGAACCTCACCGCAATCGTTGCACCTCTTTTCATCACCACGATGGGGATGTTGATGTTGGCCTCAGTTTCATTCCTCCTGGAGGTTCGCTTGGCAAGCGAATTCGTGCAGAGAAAGTTTTAA
- the cysS gene encoding cysteine--tRNA ligase — MSSLRFTNTITRRTEPFLPLKPGEVSIYCCGVTVYDLCHLGHARSYINWDVLRRYLIWRGYAVTFVQNFTDIDDKILKRAAEESSSMDEVSERNIAAFHQDMDALGILRPDRMPRATRCLDSIRGLIAELEAKGAAYSADGDVYFAVMKHAGYGKLSGRDLSEQQENAAGRVADAEEARKRHPFDFALWKRAKTDEPSFPSPWGEGRPGWHIECSAMVREELGDTIDIHLGGADLVFPHHENEIAQSEAATGSELARVWLHNGMVNVGGEKMSKSLGNFTTIRALLDSGLSAMALRLFVLQAHYRKPLDFTPEALEAATTGWKGLNSALKLGETHAAALGWSDQVPLSGEAVRAELSADGPFEAFKQRFIAAMDDDLNSSGALAVLFDLARPLRGLTNRLDRGDQPDQPASELNELHARWMVLRELAGVLGLRSETDQSPPSEHGQVDAQAIELAIANRKAAKQAKNYQEADRIRQALSDQGIELIDKPGGLTDWKTI; from the coding sequence ATGTCTTCCCTGCGGTTTACCAACACCATCACCCGCCGCACGGAACCCTTTCTCCCACTGAAGCCAGGAGAGGTCAGCATTTATTGCTGTGGGGTCACGGTCTATGACCTCTGCCATCTCGGACATGCCCGCAGCTACATCAACTGGGATGTCTTACGTCGCTATTTGATCTGGCGCGGCTACGCGGTGACGTTCGTTCAAAACTTCACCGACATTGACGACAAAATCCTCAAGCGCGCTGCTGAAGAGTCCTCATCAATGGATGAGGTGAGCGAGCGCAACATCGCAGCCTTCCATCAAGACATGGATGCTCTTGGGATCTTGCGCCCCGACCGCATGCCCCGTGCCACCCGTTGTCTGGACAGCATCCGTGGCTTAATCGCAGAGCTTGAAGCCAAAGGGGCGGCCTACTCAGCCGATGGCGATGTCTATTTCGCCGTGATGAAGCACGCGGGATATGGGAAGCTCAGCGGCCGAGACCTCAGTGAGCAGCAGGAGAATGCTGCGGGTCGCGTCGCCGATGCGGAAGAAGCACGAAAGCGACACCCCTTTGATTTTGCCCTTTGGAAACGGGCGAAAACGGATGAACCCAGCTTTCCATCCCCTTGGGGTGAGGGTCGCCCTGGCTGGCACATCGAATGTTCGGCGATGGTGCGTGAAGAACTGGGCGACACCATCGATATCCATCTCGGCGGAGCCGATTTGGTGTTCCCCCATCACGAAAATGAAATTGCCCAGTCGGAAGCGGCCACGGGATCCGAACTCGCTCGGGTTTGGCTGCACAACGGCATGGTGAATGTGGGGGGAGAAAAGATGAGCAAATCCCTGGGCAACTTCACCACCATTCGCGCACTTTTAGACAGCGGCCTCTCGGCGATGGCCCTGCGTCTGTTTGTTTTGCAGGCCCACTACCGCAAGCCTCTGGACTTCACCCCGGAAGCGCTGGAGGCAGCAACCACTGGATGGAAGGGGTTGAATTCCGCCCTCAAATTGGGCGAAACCCATGCTGCCGCTTTGGGATGGAGCGATCAGGTGCCCTTGAGCGGGGAAGCGGTTCGCGCTGAACTGAGCGCCGATGGCCCCTTTGAAGCCTTCAAGCAACGGTTCATCGCCGCTATGGACGATGACCTCAACAGCTCCGGCGCCCTGGCCGTGCTGTTTGATCTCGCCCGTCCGCTGAGGGGCTTAACCAACCGCCTCGATCGCGGCGACCAGCCTGACCAGCCAGCCAGCGAACTCAACGAACTGCACGCGCGCTGGATGGTGTTGCGCGAACTGGCCGGCGTGCTTGGTTTACGCAGCGAAACCGATCAATCCCCACCCTCTGAACACGGCCAAGTGGATGCTCAGGCGATTGAACTGGCCATTGCCAATCGCAAAGCAGCGAAACAGGCCAAGAACTATCAAGAAGCCGATCGCATCCGCCAGGCCCTCAGCGACCAAGGCATTGAGCTAATCGACAAGCCTGGTGGACTCACCGATTGGAAAACGATCTAG
- a CDS encoding MFS transporter, whose amino-acid sequence MFTCFVDVMGQGLAFPIFAALLMQPNAGFLPAGVSQSQGALLYGIAIGTFFLTWFFGSIYVSRLSDSIGRKTGILICLIGAIAGYAIAAVALISHNYTLLVVSRGVTGFTAGAQPIAAAAMIDLAKSDRESARNLGLTTVGMSFGLVVGPIIGGLFSDKDLLGGLASSHLPFLIGGLLCFVGLMLVFFGFEDAKTEASPMDVNPLVVFKLLADALNRESVRCVSTAFFPYMLCVLGLYVFVSANLSTRFGYGATGSSIGMFLMGIGLIGSSSLLVEPLNARFSKRTIMASCTVLFCGCVTAFLFVASGPLALAIMLPSGVLHGIGYPTMLTGFSESVSKEEQGWVMGFATSLFTLAAAIVSFFGGQLIASSGPQAPFQFSIVCGGVAIIALAANWKNSPYLNKVMS is encoded by the coding sequence ATGTTTACTTGTTTTGTTGATGTGATGGGTCAAGGTCTTGCCTTCCCCATTTTTGCTGCTTTGTTGATGCAGCCCAATGCTGGCTTTCTTCCAGCTGGTGTTTCGCAGTCACAGGGTGCTCTTCTCTATGGAATAGCGATTGGAACATTCTTTCTGACCTGGTTTTTTGGATCGATTTATGTTTCAAGGCTGTCAGACAGCATTGGTCGTAAGACGGGAATCCTGATTTGTTTGATTGGTGCCATTGCCGGTTATGCAATTGCAGCGGTGGCGCTGATTTCACATAATTACACTCTTTTGGTGGTCTCTCGGGGGGTGACTGGCTTCACTGCTGGAGCTCAACCGATTGCTGCTGCAGCGATGATTGATCTTGCTAAAAGTGATCGAGAAAGTGCACGTAATTTAGGACTGACAACGGTTGGTATGAGTTTTGGTCTTGTGGTGGGCCCCATTATTGGAGGACTCTTCTCCGATAAGGATCTTCTTGGTGGCCTGGCATCCTCACATTTGCCATTTCTGATTGGTGGCTTGTTGTGTTTTGTGGGATTGATGCTTGTCTTCTTTGGTTTTGAAGATGCCAAGACGGAGGCCAGTCCGATGGATGTCAATCCATTGGTGGTGTTCAAGTTATTAGCGGATGCCCTTAATCGAGAGTCTGTTCGATGCGTTTCAACGGCTTTCTTTCCCTATATGTTGTGCGTCTTAGGCCTCTATGTGTTTGTGTCGGCCAACCTATCTACACGGTTTGGTTATGGAGCGACAGGCTCCAGTATTGGAATGTTCTTGATGGGAATTGGCTTGATTGGTTCCAGCAGCCTCCTCGTTGAACCTTTGAATGCACGGTTTTCAAAACGGACGATTATGGCGAGCTGCACCGTGTTGTTTTGTGGTTGTGTGACGGCATTCTTGTTCGTTGCCTCTGGGCCCCTGGCCTTGGCAATCATGCTGCCTTCAGGGGTCTTGCATGGTATTGGCTATCCAACAATGTTGACAGGCTTTTCTGAGTCTGTTTCCAAAGAAGAGCAGGGCTGGGTTATGGGTTTTGCCACATCACTCTTTACCCTCGCTGCCGCAATCGTTTCCTTCTTTGGCGGTCAATTGATTGCTTCGAGTGGACCACAAGCACCGTTTCAATTTTCAATAGTCTGCGGTGGAGTGGCCATCATTGCCTTGGCAGCGAATTGGAAAAATTCCCCTTACTTAAATAAGGTGATGTCATAA